In Chryseobacterium oryzae, the genomic stretch CTAAACCTGAAAATTTAATCACAGAGGAAAATTATCTTCAGCTTCCGTCAGGATTTTTGTATGAAAAATTTGCTGAAGACGATACCAAGATTGGTCCCGGTCATAAAATAATTCTCACTTTTGATGATGGTCCGAATTCTGAATTTACTCCGAAAATTCTGGATATTCTGGAACGTGAAAAAGTACCCGCTACTTTCTTTTTGATCGGTGAAAATGCAGAAGCCAATATTCCATTGGTGCAGAGAATTGCAAGAGATGGTTTTGAAATTGGCAATCATACTTTCACCCACGGAAATTTGGCTAAAATGTCTCCCGAAAGAGCAGATTTGGAGCTAAAAACGACCAGAACACTAATTGAAGCCATTACTGGAAAATCAACCGTTTTATTCCGTGCACCTTATAATGCCGATTCTGAACCTCAAACCTATGAAGAGTTAGAACCATTGGCTCGAAGTAAAAAAGACAACTATATCGCAATTGGAGAAAGTATAGACCCTAATGATTGGGATCCCCGAATGAATAAGGATTCCATCATTAACCGTACCATTAGATTTGCCAACGAAAACAATGCGAGTATTATCCTTTTACACGATTCTGGAGGCGAAACCCGCCAACCAACAGTAGATGCATTGCCTGAAATTATTAAATATTTCAAATCCAAAGGGTGTAAATTTACTACGGTTGCAGATTTAATGAAAGTACCGGAAAGTCAATTGATGCCTCCCATCAAGCGAAGCTGGAAAACTTATTTGAATTTCTACTTTGCCTCTGCAAGCTACTGGATGGGAAATATTGTGTATGCTCTCTTTCTCGTAGGAATTGTGCTTTCTATCCTCCGAATGGTGATGATGGCAATTCTTGCTTATTTTGAGTCTAAAAGAGAGAAAAAGCTTAAAGCTCTTTTCAAAGGTATTCCTGATGGTTTAACAGTAAGTGTGATAGTTCCCGCCTACAATGAAGAAGTAAATGCGGTGAGAACTGTAAATTCTCTTCTTCAACAGGATTATCCTTATCTGGATGTTGTTTTTGTAGACGACGGCAGTAAAGATAAAACTTATGAAAACGTAAAAAATACCTTTGAAAATAACCCGAAAGTGAAAGTGCTTACCAAGCAAAACGGCGGAAAATCTTCTGCTCTCAATTTTGGTATCGCCAATACGCAATCAGAATTTGTAGTATGTATTGATGCCGATACCATTCTAAAAAATGATGCTGTTTCCCAGCTCATTAAAGCATTTTATTTACAGGGCAAACCTCAGGAAGTAGGTGCCGTTGCAGGAAATGTAAAAGTAGGTAATGAGGTGAATATGATTACCAAATGGCAAAGTATAGAATACATTGTTTCACAGAATTTTGATCGCCGGGCATTCTCTTTACTGAATTGTATTACCGTAGTTCCGGGTGCTATTGGTGCTTTCAGGAGAGCTGCAATTTTGGAAGCCGGTGGTTTCACTACCGATACTTTGGCAGAAGACTGCGATCTTACCATGAGACTTCATAAGAAAGGATATATTATTGAAAACTGTAACGATGCCATCTCGTATACAGAAGCTCCGGAAACCATTTCCCAATTCCTGAAACAGAGATTCAGATGGAGTTTCGGAGTGCTGCAAAGTTTCTGGAAGCATCGTGATGCTATTTTCAGAAAAAAATATAAGAATTTTGGAAGGGTTGCTTTACCAAACATTCTTCTTTACCAGATTTTAATGCCATTTTTAGCTCCTCTGGCAGATTTGCTTTTGGTGGTAAGCTTAATTTTATCCGGTTTGGGCATTGTAGTTTCAGATCCTAAAAGTATCATTATAGCTTACATAGTTTTTTCACTTATTGATATTATTTGTGCTGCTATTGCTTTCCTTTTCGAGAAAGAAAATCTGAAAAAACTAATCTGGATGATTCCTCAACGTTTAGTATATCGACAATTGATGTATTATATCCTTTTTAAATCTGTGAAAAAAGCTATAAAAGGCGAAATTCAAAATTGGGGTGTACTGAACCGTACGGGAAATGTAAAAACTGTGGAGTAAAAGAACTCAAAATCATAATAAATTAAGGCTTAGATTTTATAATCTGAGCCTTTTTAATTAAAGATAAATTTAATTCATAAAGTTCTTGAGCATTACTTTTCCGATTAAAAATATAAACAAAAAATCCCGCCAAAAGCAGGATTTTATATCAATTCAAAATGAAAATTATTCCCATTCTATGGTTGCAGGTGGTTTGCTAGAAATATCATAGGCAACCCTGTTAATTCCTCTTACTTCGTTGATGATTCTGCTGGAAACCGTATCTAAAAACTCATACGGAAGTCTGCTCCAGGTAGCCGTCATAAAATCTATAGTATTGGCAGAACGAACTACGGCTGTGTATTCATAAGTTCTTTCATCTCCCATTACTCCTACAGATTTTACCGGAAGAAGCACTACGAAAGCCTGAGAAACTTTATCATATAAATCGTTCTTATACAATTCTTCGATGAAAATGTCATCGGCTTCCTGCAGAATTTTTACTTTTTCTGCATCTACAGCTCCTAAAATTCTGATTCCCAAACCTGGACCAGGAAAAGGGTGTCTGTGAACCAAATGATGCGGAATTCCCAATTCTTCTCCCACTTTTCTTACTTCGTCTTTAAAGAGTTCTCTTAGGGGCTCAAGCAGCTCAAATTCCATATCTTCGGGAAGACCTCCTACATTGTGATGAGATTTGATTACTGCAGAAGGGCCATTTACAGACTGGCTTTCGATTACATCCGGATAAATGGTTCCCTGAGCAAGAAATTTCGCTCCTTCAATTTTGTGAGATTCTTCATCAAAAACATAAATAAATTCATTTCCAATGATTTTTCTTTTGGCTTCGGGATCATCAATTCCTGCTAATTTTGATAAAAATCTTTCTTTAGCATCCACCAGTTTGATGTTCATATTAAAATGCTCACCGTAATTCTGCATTACTTTTACATCTTCATCTTTTCTCAGCAATCCGGTATCTACAAAGATACAGGTGAGCTGATCGCCAATCGCTTTATGAATTAAAACCGCTGCAACGGATGAATCTACTCCGCCAGAAAGTCCTAAAATTACTTTTTGATTTCCTACTTTCTCACGAATTTCTTCAACTGTTTTGTCTATATAATTGGTAAGCTTCCAGTTTTTTTCTGAATTGCAGATTCCGAAAACGAAGTTTTCCAGCATTTTGCCACCTTCTTCCGTATGTGAAACTTCGGGATGAAACTGTACGCAGTAGATTTTCTTTTCTTCGTTGGAGATGGAAGCAATTACGCCGGACTTTGCATTCAGATCAAAACCTGCGGGCAACTCTCCCACTTCATCAAAATGGCTCATCCAAACTACAGAATTGTTGGCAATACCTTTCAGTAAAGAAGATTCTTTTACAATTTCCAGATGGGCTTTTCCGTATTCGCCCTTTACGCCTTTGTGAACTTTTCCGCCCAAAAGATGTGCGGTAAGCTGCATTCCGTAGCAGATTCCTAAAACCGGAATTCCTTGCTCATATAGTTTTTTATCTACCAAATGAGCATTTTCTGCATTTACAGAACTTGGTCCGCCGGAAAGGATGATTCCTTTTGGCTGCTTTTCTAAAATGGTTTCTAAAGGTGTGTTGAAAGGCAAAATTTCTGAATATACGCCCATTTCACGGATTCTTCGCCCGATAAGCTGGTTGTATTGCGATCCAAAATCTAATATAATAATACCGTTGTGCATTTTATAATTGATGAATGTTGATTATAATTGATAACTGATAAAAATGGTAAACAAACTGTTGATTTACTCAATTTCATTAAAAAGCCGGAAACCCTAGCCCCGATTGAAGCGGCATCCTTTTTTGTGATTGCGGATACAGAATTTTCAATCTATTACTGCAATTCCTTCGCAATCGCAAAAAAGATACAGCGGAAAGCGGGAAACAGCTCCCAATAAAAAAAGCCCCGAAAAATCAGGGCATTATATTAAAATTTACCGATGTCTTCTCTGTAGAATCCATAATCGAAGTGTACATGACTTGCATCTTCATATACTTTCTTACGAGCATCATCATACGTAGAACCTGTTGCTACAATATTGAGAACTCTACCTCCATTAGAAACAATTTTGTCTCCTTTTTTTATGGCTCCTGCGTAAAGAAGTTGGCTGTGTTTCACTTTTTCTTCCCCAACAATTTCAAAACCAAGTTCTATATTTCTAGGGTAACCTCCAGAACACATTACGAGACAAACGGCTTTTTCATCTTTGAATTTAAGCTCTATCTCTTTTCCTTCCATACAGTCTGTAATAACATCAAGCAGATTATTTTCCATTAATGCCATTAATACCTGAGTTTCCGGATCTCCAAATCTCATGTTATATTCTAGAAGATAGGTTCCGCTTTTGGTAATCATAAGTCCGAAGAAGATAATTCCTTTAAAACTGAAACCTTCAGCTTTAAGACCTTTAACGGTTGGTTCCAAAATATTTTTTTCGAAATCTGCATAATGTTCCTGTGTAAATTCCGGGCTTGGAGCAACCGCACCCATTCCACCAGTGTTAGGACCGGTATCGCCATTCCCTACTTTCTTATAATCTTTTGCCGCAACACATGGAAATAATTTGTCTCCGTTAGAAAATGCTATAATAGACGCTTCGAAGCCCACCAAATGTTCTTCGATAACCAAACGAATTCCTGCATCACCATAAATTCTGCGAATCATAAAATCGTGGATCGTTGCTTCTGCTTCTTCCAAAGTTTCGCAGATCACCACACCTTTTCCGCCTGCAAGACCGCTTGCTTTGATTACTAAAGGATAAGCTTGTTTTTGGATATATTCTTTTGCTTCAGGATAAGAATCGAAAACTACCGCTTTTGCAGTTTTAATATCATAGGTTTGCATAAACTTCTTAGAAAAAGCTTTACTTCCTTCAAGACTGGCAACTTTTTGGGTTGGCCCAAAAACTTTAAGACCATGCTTCTTGAATTCATCTTTCAAACCTGCTACAAGCGGAGCTTCGGGACCAACTATCGTTAAATCTATTTTTTCTTTGATAGCAAAGTCTCTTAATTCCTTAATTTCAGATAAATAAACATTTTTACCAATTGCATCGGTACTTGCATTTCCGTTTGCAAAAAACATCTGCGTAACTCTTGAATCTTTCTGAAGTTTTGCAGCTAAAGCAGATTCTCTCCCGCCTTCACCTATGATTAATATTCTCATACTTTATATTATTAACTAGTCTATTTTACAAATATATAATTTGAATGCAATAAATACAATTTTAAATATTTATTTTAACTTCATTTTAATGAAAAAAATGTCTTACTCCTGTAAACATCATCGGGATTTTATGCTCATTAGCAGCATCGATACTATCCTGATCTTTCACGCTTCCACCCGGCTGAATAATTGCGGTAATGCCTTCCTGAGCACAAAAATCTACCACATCTCTGAAAGGGAAAAATGCATCTGAAGCTAAAACCAAATCACCAGAGAATTTTTCTTTTGCTCTTTCAATCGCCTGCTGTGTTGCCCAGATTCTGTTTACCTGTCCGCCACCAATACCAAAAGCCTGAATTCCGTTTGATACAACAATAGCGTTGGATTTTACGTATTTTACCACTCTCTGAGAGAATAATAATGCTTTTTTCTGCTCTTCTGTAGGTTGGGTTTCTGTAACTACTTTAATATCGTCTGAAAAAACACTGTCATTGTCCTGAACCAAAATACCTCCATCTACTTTTACCCAAGTCTGCTTATCTGAAACTGGATTGACAATTTTTATGATTCTTAAATTCTTTTTCTTTCTTAAAATTTCTAAAGCTTCCTCATCAAATTCGGGAGCCATTACAATTTCCAGGAACGTTTTATTTAATTCTTCAGCCGTTGCCGCATCGATTTTGTAGTTCATTGCAACAATTCCGCCAAAAATAGAAACAGGATCGCACTCGAAAGTTTTCTGATAAGTCTCCAACGCCGAAGTTCCGATCGCAACTCCACAAGGTGTAGAATGCTTTACAGCACAGCATGCCATTTCTTCTTTGAATTCATTCACTACTTTCCAGCAAAGATCCATGTCACGAAGATTATTGAATGACAGTTCTTTACCTCCCAACTGCTCAAAATCTTTCATTGCCCCGTTTTCGAAAGTAGAAACGTAGTAAGCCGCAGTCTGATGTGGATTTTCTCCGTATCTTAAATCTGCAACTTTTTTGTAAGAAGCGTTAAGATAAGCCGGATATTCTTCGTCTAAAAGCATTCTGGAAATTGCCGCATCGTAAGCAGAAGTAAGGTTGAAAACTTTTCCTGCCAGTTTTTTACGGGTTTCAATTTTTGTATCATTACTCTGTTCCATTTCAGCTTTTACCACATTATAATCTTCAACATCGGTGATTACGGTTACAGAATCGAAGTTTTTGGCTGCAGAACGAAGCATTGACGGACCGCCAATATCAATAAACTCTACTTTTTCGTGAAGAGAAATATCTTTGTTTACATTTTCAAAAAAAGGATAGAGATTTACAATCACCATATCAATCAGACCAATGTTATGCTCCTGAACCGTCTTCATATGTTCTTCGTTGGAACGTACAGCCAGCAAACCGCCATGAACTTTCGGGTGTAGAGTTTTTACTCTTCCGTCCAGCATTTCGGGAAAGTCTGTTACTTCATCAATTTGAATAGGATTTAAACCAGCGTCTTTCAAATGCTTGAATGTTCCTCCTGTAGAAATCAATTCATAATTTTTAGATTCTAAAAACTGTGCGAATTCTATTAGTCCGCTCTTGTCTGAAACACTGATTAAAACTCTTTTGCTCATAGATTTTTTCATTTTTTAAGCTGCAATCGCTCATGTGCGATTTTTTGCTCATTTTACTTTCGATTTTTACTTTTTACAGCTATTTCAAACTGTAGACCGGTTCTTTCACCTCCGGTCTTATTTTATTTTTACTTAGTTTATTTTTGAAGATATTTATAAACCACCCCGTCAAATACTCTCTGAATTTTTGCCACCCCTCCAAGGGAGGGGAATTTTAATACTTCATATTAGTTTCCCAAAACTTTATTGATTGCTTTCGGAAAAATTTCATATTCAATAAGATGAACTTTTTCCGCAACGGTTTCGGGGGTATCATTTTCGGTGATTTCAAAAGATTTCTGAAGAATAATTTCGCCTTCATCAATTCCTGAAGTTACCAAATGTACTGTTGCACCACTTTCTTTTTCTTTCGCTTCAACAACCGCATTATGAACATGATGTCCCCACATCCCTTTTCCACCGAATTTTGGCAGTAATGCAGGATGAATATTGACAATCTTTCCTTTCCATTTTTCACAAAACTCAGGTTTTAGAATGGATAAAAAACCTGCTAAAACGATTAAATCTGTATTTTCAGGGATAATTTGAGCCAATTCGTTACTGAAATTTTTTCCTCTTGGAATCAGGACGTTGTCTATATTGTGATGCTTTGCTCTTTCCAATCCGTAACATTCTCTGTCGGCAACCACTAAAGATACCTTTGCGTTCTGAATTTCCCCCATCGCAATAGTATCAATAATTCGCTGAAGATTAGTACCAGAGCCGGAAATGAGTACAACGATGTTTTTCATTAATTTAGATGTTAGATTGCAGATACTAGATTGTAGACTAAAAGTCTAGCTTCTGGTATCTTCAATCTGGTGTCTTTAGAATTTTAAATCTATTTTTTCGTTTCCTTCTGTAATTTCTCCGATTTCGTAAGCATCATCCAAAAGGTGCAATACTTTTTCTGCATGTTCGGCATCCACAACGACAATCATTCCGACACCCATATTGAAGGTTCCGAACATTTCTTCACGGGCTACGCCACCTCTTTTTTCAAGTTCCAGCATAATACTTGGGATTTGAATTTTTGAAGCATCAATAGAAGCACAAAGACCGTCAGCTATAATTCTTGGGATATTCTCATACAAACCACCACCCGTGATGTGAGCGATACCGCAAACTTGTACTTCTTCAAGAACTTTATGAATATCTTTATAATACAATCTGGTAGGAACCAAAAGTGTTTCGTATAAAGGTTTTCCTTCAAATTCTTCATTAAAATCCGGGAAAACTTTTCTTACTAAAGAGAATCCGTTAGAATGAAAACCTGAACTTGGAAGAGCAATGATTTTATTACCTGCTTTAATACCCGAACCGTCAATAATCTGGTCTTTTTCTACAATACCCACACAGAAACCTGCAACATCATAATCTCCCGGCTGGTACATTCCCGGCATTTCTGCAGTTTCACCGCCAATAAGAGCACAATTATTGTCTTTACACGCTTCTACCATTCCTAAAACGATTTCGGCAGCAATTTCAGAATCTAATTTTCCACAAGCCAGATAATCCAGAAAAAATAATGGTTTTGCTCCGTGACAAAGAATATCATTGGCACACATTGCAAAACAGTCTACCCCAATAGAGTCGTATTTTTTTGAGTCTAAAGCAACCTTCAGCTTAGTTCCTACTCCATCTGTTCCGGAAACCAAAACTGGATTTTTGTAGCCCCCGATTTCATAAAAAGCTCCAAAACTTCCCAAATGGTTCAGTACATTGGCATTATGGGTTTCGCCGACAGCTTTTTTAATCTTATCAACGGTTTTGTACCCTTCTTCTTTGTCTACTCCAGCTGATTTGTAAGTGTTGCTCATTTTATTTAAATTTTTAAATCTAAGATTTCAGATTATTTTAAATCTAAATACCTGACTTCTGAGATTTTATTAACTTTTAATTCTAAATTACTTAAATAAAAAAGCCGACAATCTTGGTAGATTATCGGCCGTTTCTTTATGGTTGAGTTTCAGAGTGCACAATTTTTCCTTTTTTAGAAAAATATGGATTATTGCACTTCTGGAATTTCATCTCTTTTTAATTTTTGCAAAGGTATTAATTTTCTGTTAATTTTCAAATCTATTTTTCAAGGATTGATTCTAATGCAGAAATTTTTTGAATCTTCTCTTTTAGCTCACTGTCTTTTTCGTCGTTCGCAATTTTATGGGTAGATTTATCAAAATTATCGTTAAAAAAAGGAAGCGTAAAAGTTTCCACTATATTTCCTCCGTGAAGCGGGAAACGTTTTGTTGCTGCCTCCAAAACACCCAATCCTCCTCTTGCTCCGGTAGCTGTAGCCATCAAAAGCATCGGCTTTTCGTTCCACACAGCTCTGTCTTTAATTCTGGAAGTCCAGTCGAAAACATTTTTAAATGCCGTAGAATAGGTACCATTGTGCTCTGCTAAAGATATAAAGATAACATCTGCCGCATCAATTTTTGCTGCAAAGTTTTTTGCTTCCTGAGGAACACCGCTTTCCACTTCACGCTGATGTTTGTAGATAGGCATTTCAAACTCGTTCATATCTACAGTTTCTATTTCTGCGTTTTCTACTAAAGATGCCGCGTAAGAAACTAATTGTTTATTGATAGATGTTTCGGAATTACTTCCTGCAATTGCTAAAATTTTCATTATTTAAAATTTATGTATCCTTAAAATTATCCTTGATTTAATGTTGCAAAACTAAAAGATTCTTTCCAAATTAATCCGGTAATTGCATAGGAATTTCCATTAATAAAATTTCAGCATTTTCTTCAGCTTCCAAAACGAAACTTTCGGTATCCCAAACTCCCAGTGCATCTCTTTCATTTAAAATCTGATCTCCAATTTTTGCTTTTCCTTTGATAACGAAAACGTACACTCCATTTCCTGATTGATGAATTTTATATTCTTTAGAAAAACCTTTATCGAATTTTGCCAGATTAAACCAGGCGTCCTGATGAATCCAAACTCCGGCATCATCTGCCTTAGGAGAAAGAACCTGCTGAAAATCATTCTGAACAGAGTTTTCTTCTATGCTCATTTGGTCGTATCTTGGTGTTACGCCCATTTTGTTAGGAATTACCCAAATCTGCAAAAGCTTCACCGGAACTTCACCTGCATTTTCTTCACTGTGCATAATACCTGTTCCCGCAGACATTACCTGAATATCTCCTTTTTTAATAATTCCGGAATTGCCCATATTGTCGCCGTGTCTCAAATCCCCTTCCAACGGAATAGAAATAATTTCCATATCTCTGTGAGGGTGTTTCCCAAATCCCATTCCGCCTTCAATGAAATCATCATTTAAAACTCTTAAAACACCGAAGTGAATTCTTTCCGGATTGTGATAATTGGCAAAACTGAATGTATGATGGCTTTTTAACCAACCATGGTTGGCATAACCTCTACTGTCTGATGAATGATATACTGTTTTCATATTTTTGTTGTTTAAAATTATAATACAAATTTACAGCTTGATAAATGCAGAAATATTAACTTAGGATAAGAAATGCCGAACTATTGCTGAAAGAAATATTCTTTAATCTTAGTTGCCATATCATCTCGAAACTCCTTTAAATCCTGTTTTGATTTTTCGGGTTCAGATTCAATACGATCAATGATCTTTTTATATTCGTTAAGTTCTTCCGATGGTTTTTCGCTCTTATTATTTTTTAAATAAGTATAAGAATTCCTCTCATAATAAGTGATTACTTGCTTAAGAATATTTTTATAATTATCGCCGTCACTGGCAAGATAAGTTACGACAACTTCATTAATAAAATTATCGGCATCTCCTCCTACACCGTCATAATTATTGAAACCATTGCTCTTATCTAACTCTTTTTTCCTTATTTTTCCCAGAAAATATAAGAATGCACTCTCATTATACTTTTTCTGATTCAAATATTTTAAAGAATTGCTTAAATACTGTAAAGGATACTGGCTGTCTAATTTTCTTGCTAAAGAAATAACCTCTTCCTTATTGAAATTGGATATTTTACCTATTTTCAGTAAAGAATCAGATTGAATAATTACATTTCTGTACCCGTTTACTAACTCCTGATCTGTCTGTGCTTTAAGCTGAAAAGAAATCAATACAAAAAGAAGTAAACCAAAATTTTTACTCTTTGAAACCACCCTACTTTTAATCCTCATTTTTTGTGTTTTTTTTGAATTGTAATTGTTACGCTCTTATTTTGAAATAAATTCTTGGATATTAAATCCTTGCAAGTAAGAAATTTTCCAAACATTATTTTCTTTTACGGCTTTCACTTTGTACTTAAAACCATCGCCCCAAGTCCAATTAAAAGTCGCTTTATTGTCTTTAATAATTAGGTTCTGTATTTTTATCTTTTCCCAGTATTTATCCGGATTATCTTGACAGTCACACCACGGATTAGCATCATTTCCGTACGGAGGAAGTTCGCCTACGTAATATACCAAAGATTTATCCTTCATTTTCTCGTTAATTGTTATTGCAATCTTATCATAGTTTCGAATAAATTCTTCAGAAAAAAAATGAGTATTTTCGAGTTCTTCCAGCCTTTTTTGATGTCTTTTCAAATCAAGGCCTG encodes the following:
- a CDS encoding polysaccharide deacetylase family protein — translated: MSDNNHQVFQTQDSKRYTRTRWAINSIIAVVIFIVIVVSIAVLRGKNPSMPHMNSVGNSYKSKMDPENPFTFETRLNKKFKGFKDFLNKKIQEENRNSNNVNAQLIRGAFYTPWSPLSLTDLRINGDKLNTIYPEWFFINPKTYQLDSRIDNEALDVMRHHKLSVQPILNNFISVPGKEGKFSGDLLHTVLHNQNIQNQLINQIIKTLKANNLQGINIDFEEIKENSDEYLNAFMQNLYAQFKKNNLVVSIDVMADNSDYDLSFLKNHVDYFILMAYDQFNDPSQAGPISDQKWIEKQMDYVAKNVPSEKIILGIGAYGRQWIKDETGTHIEDITYSQAIDRAKISNSKIQFDDNSYNLHFSYHFTGSNNEYESDNQIWFTDAATTFNILRFSDDYRNAGTAIWRLGSEDPRIWTYYNRDLSSNALSKRPYNYSLLENMPPNFNAKPTAIGTGEIINIISSPNHGRTKLDISKPENLITEENYLQLPSGFLYEKFAEDDTKIGPGHKIILTFDDGPNSEFTPKILDILEREKVPATFFLIGENAEANIPLVQRIARDGFEIGNHTFTHGNLAKMSPERADLELKTTRTLIEAITGKSTVLFRAPYNADSEPQTYEELEPLARSKKDNYIAIGESIDPNDWDPRMNKDSIINRTIRFANENNASIILLHDSGGETRQPTVDALPEIIKYFKSKGCKFTTVADLMKVPESQLMPPIKRSWKTYLNFYFASASYWMGNIVYALFLVGIVLSILRMVMMAILAYFESKREKKLKALFKGIPDGLTVSVIVPAYNEEVNAVRTVNSLLQQDYPYLDVVFVDDGSKDKTYENVKNTFENNPKVKVLTKQNGGKSSALNFGIANTQSEFVVCIDADTILKNDAVSQLIKAFYLQGKPQEVGAVAGNVKVGNEVNMITKWQSIEYIVSQNFDRRAFSLLNCITVVPGAIGAFRRAAILEAGGFTTDTLAEDCDLTMRLHKKGYIIENCNDAISYTEAPETISQFLKQRFRWSFGVLQSFWKHRDAIFRKKYKNFGRVALPNILLYQILMPFLAPLADLLLVVSLILSGLGIVVSDPKSIIIAYIVFSLIDIICAAIAFLFEKENLKKLIWMIPQRLVYRQLMYYILFKSVKKAIKGEIQNWGVLNRTGNVKTVE
- a CDS encoding NADPH-dependent FMN reductase, which translates into the protein MKILAIAGSNSETSINKQLVSYAASLVENAEIETVDMNEFEMPIYKHQREVESGVPQEAKNFAAKIDAADVIFISLAEHNGTYSTAFKNVFDWTSRIKDRAVWNEKPMLLMATATGARGGLGVLEAATKRFPLHGGNIVETFTLPFFNDNFDKSTHKIANDEKDSELKEKIQKISALESILEK
- a CDS encoding V-type ATP synthase subunit I domain-containing protein, whose protein sequence is MRIKSRVVSKSKNFGLLLFVLISFQLKAQTDQELVNGYRNVIIQSDSLLKIGKISNFNKEEVISLARKLDSQYPLQYLSNSLKYLNQKKYNESAFLYFLGKIRKKELDKSNGFNNYDGVGGDADNFINEVVVTYLASDGDNYKNILKQVITYYERNSYTYLKNNKSEKPSEELNEYKKIIDRIESEPEKSKQDLKEFRDDMATKIKEYFFQQ
- the purH gene encoding bifunctional phosphoribosylaminoimidazolecarboxamide formyltransferase/IMP cyclohydrolase, which translates into the protein MSKRVLISVSDKSGLIEFAQFLESKNYELISTGGTFKHLKDAGLNPIQIDEVTDFPEMLDGRVKTLHPKVHGGLLAVRSNEEHMKTVQEHNIGLIDMVIVNLYPFFENVNKDISLHEKVEFIDIGGPSMLRSAAKNFDSVTVITDVEDYNVVKAEMEQSNDTKIETRKKLAGKVFNLTSAYDAAISRMLLDEEYPAYLNASYKKVADLRYGENPHQTAAYYVSTFENGAMKDFEQLGGKELSFNNLRDMDLCWKVVNEFKEEMACCAVKHSTPCGVAIGTSALETYQKTFECDPVSIFGGIVAMNYKIDAATAEELNKTFLEIVMAPEFDEEALEILRKKKNLRIIKIVNPVSDKQTWVKVDGGILVQDNDSVFSDDIKVVTETQPTEEQKKALLFSQRVVKYVKSNAIVVSNGIQAFGIGGGQVNRIWATQQAIERAKEKFSGDLVLASDAFFPFRDVVDFCAQEGITAIIQPGGSVKDQDSIDAANEHKIPMMFTGVRHFFH
- the guaA gene encoding glutamine-hydrolyzing GMP synthase, producing MHNGIIILDFGSQYNQLIGRRIREMGVYSEILPFNTPLETILEKQPKGIILSGGPSSVNAENAHLVDKKLYEQGIPVLGICYGMQLTAHLLGGKVHKGVKGEYGKAHLEIVKESSLLKGIANNSVVWMSHFDEVGELPAGFDLNAKSGVIASISNEEKKIYCVQFHPEVSHTEEGGKMLENFVFGICNSEKNWKLTNYIDKTVEEIREKVGNQKVILGLSGGVDSSVAAVLIHKAIGDQLTCIFVDTGLLRKDEDVKVMQNYGEHFNMNIKLVDAKERFLSKLAGIDDPEAKRKIIGNEFIYVFDEESHKIEGAKFLAQGTIYPDVIESQSVNGPSAVIKSHHNVGGLPEDMEFELLEPLRELFKDEVRKVGEELGIPHHLVHRHPFPGPGLGIRILGAVDAEKVKILQEADDIFIEELYKNDLYDKVSQAFVVLLPVKSVGVMGDERTYEYTAVVRSANTIDFMTATWSRLPYEFLDTVSSRIINEVRGINRVAYDISSKPPATIEWE
- a CDS encoding pirin family protein, which encodes MKTVYHSSDSRGYANHGWLKSHHTFSFANYHNPERIHFGVLRVLNDDFIEGGMGFGKHPHRDMEIISIPLEGDLRHGDNMGNSGIIKKGDIQVMSAGTGIMHSEENAGEVPVKLLQIWVIPNKMGVTPRYDQMSIEENSVQNDFQQVLSPKADDAGVWIHQDAWFNLAKFDKGFSKEYKIHQSGNGVYVFVIKGKAKIGDQILNERDALGVWDTESFVLEAEENAEILLMEIPMQLPD
- the purM gene encoding phosphoribosylformylglycinamidine cyclo-ligase — encoded protein: MSNTYKSAGVDKEEGYKTVDKIKKAVGETHNANVLNHLGSFGAFYEIGGYKNPVLVSGTDGVGTKLKVALDSKKYDSIGVDCFAMCANDILCHGAKPLFFLDYLACGKLDSEIAAEIVLGMVEACKDNNCALIGGETAEMPGMYQPGDYDVAGFCVGIVEKDQIIDGSGIKAGNKIIALPSSGFHSNGFSLVRKVFPDFNEEFEGKPLYETLLVPTRLYYKDIHKVLEEVQVCGIAHITGGGLYENIPRIIADGLCASIDASKIQIPSIMLELEKRGGVAREEMFGTFNMGVGMIVVVDAEHAEKVLHLLDDAYEIGEITEGNEKIDLKF
- the purD gene encoding phosphoribosylamine--glycine ligase, yielding MRILIIGEGGRESALAAKLQKDSRVTQMFFANGNASTDAIGKNVYLSEIKELRDFAIKEKIDLTIVGPEAPLVAGLKDEFKKHGLKVFGPTQKVASLEGSKAFSKKFMQTYDIKTAKAVVFDSYPEAKEYIQKQAYPLVIKASGLAGGKGVVICETLEEAEATIHDFMIRRIYGDAGIRLVIEEHLVGFEASIIAFSNGDKLFPCVAAKDYKKVGNGDTGPNTGGMGAVAPSPEFTQEHYADFEKNILEPTVKGLKAEGFSFKGIIFFGLMITKSGTYLLEYNMRFGDPETQVLMALMENNLLDVITDCMEGKEIELKFKDEKAVCLVMCSGGYPRNIELGFEIVGEEKVKHSQLLYAGAIKKGDKIVSNGGRVLNIVATGSTYDDARKKVYEDASHVHFDYGFYREDIGKF
- the purN gene encoding phosphoribosylglycinamide formyltransferase; its protein translation is MKNIVVLISGSGTNLQRIIDTIAMGEIQNAKVSLVVADRECYGLERAKHHNIDNVLIPRGKNFSNELAQIIPENTDLIVLAGFLSILKPEFCEKWKGKIVNIHPALLPKFGGKGMWGHHVHNAVVEAKEKESGATVHLVTSGIDEGEIILQKSFEITENDTPETVAEKVHLIEYEIFPKAINKVLGN